A single region of the Malus sylvestris chromosome 8, drMalSylv7.2, whole genome shotgun sequence genome encodes:
- the LOC126633261 gene encoding patellin-3-like: protein MAEEHQKPEAAAAPEAPPSEEVVVVADAPPADKAVTEKEAVPVPEPEAEAEKPAVTTTEEVEDKAAPKADEDKKVIAQSVSFKEESYVVGELPEPQKKALDELKQLIQEALNKHEFTAPPPTKEEEKPVAAAAEEKTEEGKTEEVPPKAEEEPKTEEASASVTEAKEEAKAEAVEEAKEEKKPEVEEETVVVTETVVEKITETVDDDGAKTVEAIEETIVAVVPAPAAEAEAASAKETEVAATEAAPAAAAAEETKAEAEAPAEPPVAPEEVDIWGIPLLGDERSDVVLLKFLRARDFKVKEAFSMIKNTVRWRKEWGIEGLLEEDLGSHWDKVVFTHGVDKEGHPVCYNVFGEFQNKELYQNTFTDEEKRSKFIKWRIQFLEKSIRKFDFNPTGISTIVQVNDLKNFPGFFNREHNQVTNQALQLLQDNYPEFVAKQVFINVPWWYLAFNRMISPFLTQRTKSKFVFAGPSKSAETLFKYIGPEHVPVKYGGLSKEGVEGEHEFTTSDPVTEVTVKPASKHTVEIPVSECGEVLVWEVRVVGWEVSYGAEFVPSAEDSYTIILQKTRKVGAADEPVISNTYKIGEAGKVVLTIDNQSSKKKKLLYRSKTKPSEI, encoded by the exons atgGCTGAGGAACACCAGAAGCCGGAGGCTGCAGCTGCGCCAGAAGCACCACCCAGCGAGGAAGTTGTCGTGGTGGCTGATGCCCCGCCTGCGGACAAGGCTGTGACCGAGAAAGAAGCGGTTCCGGTTCCAGAGCCGGAGGCCGAGGCAGAGAAGCCGGCTGTGACGACGACTGAGGAGGTGGAGGACAAAGCTGCCCCCAAGGCTGACGAGGATAAGAAAGTCATCGCTCAGTCGGTTTCCTTCAAGGAGGAGAGCTACGTTGTCGGGGAGCTTCCTGAGCCGCAGAAGAAGGCTCTTGACGAGCTGAAACAACTCATCCAGGAGGCTCTTAACAAGCACGAGTTCACTGCCCCGCCGcccaccaaggaggaggagaagcctGTGGCGGCGGCGGCTGAGGAGAAAACGGAGGAGGGGAAAACTGAAGAAGTACCACCCAAAGCTGAAGAAGAACCCAAAACGGAAGAAGCCTCCGCGTCCGTTACTGAAGCCAAAGAAGAAGCAAAAGCAGAAGCAGTAGAAGAAgccaaagaggaaaaaaaaccaGAAGTAGAGGAAGAGACGGTGGTTGTGACGGAGACTGTGGTGGAGAAAATTACAGAGACTGTTGATGATGACGGCGCCAAGACTGTGGAGGCGATTGAAGAGACGATCGTCGCAGTAGTCCCTGCTCCGGCTGCAGAGGCGGAGGCAGCCTCAGCTAAAGAGACCGAGGTGGCTGCTACAGAGGCCGCTCCCGCTGCTGCAGCTGCGGAGGAGACCAAAGCAGAAGCTGAGGCCCCAGCTGAGCCACCTGTAGCACCGGAGGAGGTGGACATATGGGGAATTCCGCTTCTGGGAGACGAAAGGAGCGACGTGGTTCTGTTGAAGTTCCTGAGGGCGAGGGATTTCAAGGTGAAGGAGGCGTTCTCCATGATCAAGAACACCGTGCGGTGGAGGAAGGAGTGGGGCATCGAAGGGCTGCTGGAGGAAGATCTGGGAAGCCACTGGGACAAGGTGGTGTTCACTCATGGGGTCGACAAGGAAGGCCACCCTGTGTGCTACAACGTGTTCGGGGAGTTCCAGAACAAGGAGTTGTACCAGAATACTTTTACGGACGAAGAGAAGCGTTCCAAGTTCATCAAGTGGAGGATCCAGTTCTTGGAGAAGAGCATCAGAAAGTTCGACTTCAATCCGACCGGGATTTCGACCATCGTTCAGGTCAATGATCTCAAGAACTTTCCTGGGTTTTTCAACAGGGAGCACAACCAGGTCACCAACCAGGCCCTTCAGCTGCTTCAGGATAACTACCCTGAGTTTGTAGCCAAACAG GTGTTCATCAATGTGCCATGGTGGTATCTTGCTTTTAATAGGATGATCAGCCCCTTCCTGACCCAGAGGACCAAGAGCAAGTTTGTATTTGCTGGTCCTTCCAAGTCTGCTGAAACCCTTTTCAA ATATATAGGCCCAGAGCATGTGCCAGTCAAGTATGGTGGGCTAAGCAAGGAAGGTGTTGAAGGTGAGCACGAATTCACCACATCGGACCCTGTCACTGAGGTTACCGTCAAGCCAGCGTCCAAGCACACCGTTGAAATCCCTGTGTCTGAG TGTGGGGAGGTCTTGGTGTGGGAAGTGAGAGTGGTAGGGTGGGAAGTGAGCTATGGAGCTGAATTCGTGCCCAGCGCAGAGGACAGCTACACCATAATCTTGCAGAAGACAAGGAAGGTTGGAGCAGCGGATGAGCCGGTGATCTCAAACACCTACAAGATTGGCGAGGCGGGCAAGGTTGTGCTCACCATCGATAACCAAagctccaagaagaagaagctcctctaCAGGTCCAAGACCAAGCCCTCCGAAATCTGA
- the LOC126631496 gene encoding protein NRT1/ PTR FAMILY 5.10-like — protein sequence MPRALHYSPKSRSIRTTQVAQVMVVEGQEPWGFAASHLNHSNPWNKGVRQCSWRRPVMVDDDLKENRRVCTIVDVEEAKAVLRLFPIWVTCLAYAVVFAQNSTFFTKQGATMDRTIVSGFDIPAASLQTFISITIVIFVLIYDRIFVPTARAYTRKPSGITMLQRIGTGMFISIISMVIAALVEMKRLKTAKDYGLLDTPSATVPMSVWWLVPQYLLAGLADFFTMVGLQEFFYDQVPNELRSVGLALYLSIFGVGSFLSSFLISAIDDVTSLEGESSWFSNNLNRAHLDYFYWLLGGISVVQLLIYLYFAKSYSYKSQAL from the exons ATGCCGAGGGCTCTCCATTACTCGCCGAAGAGCCGTTCCATTCGAACGACCCAGGTTGCCCAGGTTATggtcgtcgagggccaggagccttgGGGTTTCGCCGCATCCCATCTcaaccattcaaacccttggaaCAAGGGTGTTAGGCAGTGCTCCTGGAGAAGGCCAGTAATGGTCGACG ATGATTTGAAGGAAAACAGAAGGGTGTGTACCATCGTTGACGTTGAAGAAGCAAAGGCTGTTCTTAGGCTTTTTCCAATATGGGTTACATGCTTGGCATATGCTGTTGTGTTTGCACAGAACTCCACTTTCTTCACCAAGCAAGGTGCCACCATGGACAGAACAATTGTGTCTGGCTTTGATATACCGGCCGCTTCACTACAGACTTTCATCAGCATTACCATCGTCATCTTCGTTCTCATTTATGATCGCATTTTTGTTCCAACTGCTAGAGCTTACACCAGGAAACCCTCTGGAATTACAATGCTGCAAAGAATTGGAACTGGGATGTTCATATCTATTATTTCCATGGTAATTGCAGCTCTAGTTGAGATgaaaaggctcaaaactgccaaAGACTATGGCCTGCTTGATACACCAAGTGCCACAGTTCCAATGAGCGTCTGGTGGTTGGTTCCTCAGTACTTGTTGGCCGGACTGGCTGATTTTTTCACGATGGTCGGTCTGCAAGAGTTTTTTTACGATCAGGTGCCAAATGAACTGAGAAGTGTAGGACTCGCCCTCTATCTCAGCATCTTCGGCGTGGGAAGCTTCCTAAGTAGCTTTCTTATTTCCGCCATTGATGACGTAACCAGTTTAGAAGGCGAAAGTAGCTGGTTTTCGAATAATCTTAACCGTGCACATCTTGATTACTTCTATTGGCTACTTGGTGGAATCAGTGTGGTACAATTGCTTATCTACCTCTACTTTGCAAAATCGTACAGTTACAAATCCCAAGCCCTGTAA
- the LOC126633271 gene encoding protein NRT1/ PTR FAMILY 5.10-like isoform X1 — translation MWDGTASLVTLLGAFVADSFLGRYSTIVFASLLYILGLGLLTLSAVLPSSEIQVVFFSLYVVVVAQGGHKPCVQAFGADQFDVSDPEECKAKSSFFNWWYFGICAGTSMTLTVLTYIQENLGWGLGFGIPCIVMVFALLLFLLETRTYRYSSKGDEESPFVRIGKVFVAALRNWRTTPLAVTS, via the exons ATGTGGGACGGAACGGCGTCGTTGGTTACTTTACTCGGAGCCTTTGTCGCTGATTCTTTTCTTGGACGCTACAGCACTATTGTTTTTGCTTCTCTACTCTACATTTTG GGACTTGGCTTGCTGACCCTCTCTGCCGTGCTTCCTTCGTCTGAGATCCAAGTAGTGTTCTTCTCCCTATATGTAGTGGTTGTTGCACAAGGCGGACACAAGCCTTGCGTTCAGGCATTTGGAGCTGATCAGTTTGATGTGTCAGATCCAGAGGAGTGCAAAGCCAAAAGCTCGTTCTTCAATTGGTGGTATTTTGGTATATGTGCAGGTACCTCAATGACACTTACCGTATTGACCTACATACAGGAAAATTTGGGTTGGGGTCTTGGTTTTGGAATTCCCTGTATTGTAATGGTCTTTGCACTTTTACTTTTCTTGCTCGAAACTAGAACGTATCGGTATAGCTCTAAAGGGGATGAAGAAAGCCCATTTGTAAGAATTGGAAAGGTGTTCGTTGCTGCTTTAAGGAACTGGCGAACTACTCCTTTAGCAGTAACTTCTTAA
- the LOC126633271 gene encoding protein NRT1/ PTR FAMILY 5.10-like isoform X2, producing the protein MWDGTASLVTLLGAFVADSFLGRYSTIVFASLLYILGLGLLTLSAVLPSSEIQVVFFSLYVVVVAQGGHKPCVQAFGADQFDVSDPEECKAKSSFFNWWYFGICAERIGIALKGMKKAHL; encoded by the exons ATGTGGGACGGAACGGCGTCGTTGGTTACTTTACTCGGAGCCTTTGTCGCTGATTCTTTTCTTGGACGCTACAGCACTATTGTTTTTGCTTCTCTACTCTACATTTTG GGACTTGGCTTGCTGACCCTCTCTGCCGTGCTTCCTTCGTCTGAGATCCAAGTAGTGTTCTTCTCCCTATATGTAGTGGTTGTTGCACAAGGCGGACACAAGCCTTGCGTTCAGGCATTTGGAGCTGATCAGTTTGATGTGTCAGATCCAGAGGAGTGCAAAGCCAAAAGCTCGTTCTTCAATTGGTGGTATTTTGGTATATGTGCAG AACGTATCGGTATAGCTCTAAAGGGGATGAAGAAAGCCCATTTGTAA